One window of Salvelinus sp. IW2-2015 unplaced genomic scaffold, ASM291031v2 Un_scaffold3011, whole genome shotgun sequence genomic DNA carries:
- the LOC112075164 gene encoding twist-related protein-like: MFGDMMCSPVGSRSPVDSAGNSEEEIDQHRRPRRGTRKQWARRRRPREQDEDEEDEGNRNIQSPEKKRGKRRGSDWSDISSVSSLPRSLEDTQNQRVMANVRERQRTQSLNQAFASLRQIIPTLPSDKLSKIQTLKLATRYIDFLHHVLQGEGTGLDLDEAHVSGAASCGYVAHERLSYVFSVWRMEEEA, encoded by the exons ATGTTTGGGGACATGATGTGTTCCCCGGTGGGGTCTCGGTCTCCGGTCGACAGCGCTGGGAACAGTGAGGAAGAGATCGACCAACACCGGAGGCCACGTAGAGGCACCAGAAAACAGTGGGCACGCCGAAGGAGACCGAGGGAGCAGGATGAAGATGAAGAAGATGAGGGGAACCGGAATATCCAAAGCccggagaagaagagggggaagaggagaggaagtgacTGGAGTGACATCAGCAGTGTGAGCAGCCTACCCAGGTCTCTGGAGGACACACAGAATCAGCGTGTCATGGCTAACGTACGGGAGCGACAGAGGACCCAGTCACTCAACCAGGCCTTCGCCTCGCTACGACAGATCATCCCCACGCTGCCCTCAGACAAACTCAGCAAGATCCAGACTCTCAAACTGGCCACGCGGTACATAG ACTTCCTCCACCACGTGCTGCAGGGCGAGGGTACGGGCCTGGATTTGGACGAGGCGCATGTGTCAGGAGCAGCCAGCTGTGGTTACGTGGCCCATGAGCGTCTGAGCTATGTCTTCTCAgtgtggaggatggaggaggaagcaTGA